In the Ilumatobacteraceae bacterium genome, one interval contains:
- the ectA gene encoding diaminobutyrate acetyltransferase: MIPVLTPLDNDPVHITVRPPTRDDAADMWRLAETSVDSNSPYSYLMLVEYLAGTCAVAVDDDGALAGFVTGFRVPDDPSTLFIWQIAVSPDRRGLGIGAQLLDGLAGRLAAPRLRYLEASVTPGNDASAALFRSFAESRRTECVEEELFDAADFPGEHDPEVRYRIGPF; encoded by the coding sequence GTGATTCCAGTCCTTACCCCCCTCGACAACGATCCGGTGCACATCACGGTGCGCCCTCCTACCCGCGACGATGCCGCAGACATGTGGCGACTCGCCGAGACTTCGGTCGATTCCAACTCCCCCTACAGCTATCTCATGCTGGTCGAGTACTTGGCCGGCACGTGCGCGGTGGCGGTCGATGACGACGGCGCCCTCGCCGGGTTCGTCACCGGGTTCCGGGTCCCGGACGATCCGTCGACGTTGTTCATCTGGCAGATCGCCGTGTCGCCCGACCGGCGCGGCCTCGGCATCGGCGCGCAACTCCTCGACGGGCTCGCCGGACGCCTGGCCGCGCCCCGACTGCGCTACCTCGAAGCCAGCGTGACGCCGGGTAACGACGCGTCCGCAGCGCTCTTCCGTTCGTTCGCGGAATCGAGACGAACCGAATGTGTCGAAGAGGAACTCTTCGATGCTGCCGATTTCCCCGGCGAACACGATCCGGAAGTGCGCTACCGGATCGGCCCCTTCTGA
- the ectB gene encoding diaminobutyrate--2-oxoglutarate transaminase: MATTEQPAAERPHGHEDPGRPGGAGDLSTFERLESDVRSYCRGWPTVFEHAEGAVQTDRDGHRYLDFFAGAGALNYGHNPPELTDALVDYITGRGVTHSLDMASVAKERFLLTLDEVILQPRGLDYRVMFPGPTGTNAVESAIKLARKVTGRETVISFTNAFHGMTLGSLALTGNSVKRAGAGVPLGNAVKMPFENTYGDELDTLDLLDSFLTDAGSGVDLPAAVIVETVQAEGGVNVASAGWMRRLGGICKQHGVLLVIDDIQVGCGRTGPFFSFEDMGLDEQPDIVCLSKSLSAYGLPFAIVLLDPRWDVFTPGEHNGTFRGNNLAFVTAAAAMERWWRDDALTDDVRRRAAMIETELDSLVDEHPGLFEERRGRGLIQGVLCSEPEDAGRICAAAFQRGLLLETAGPDDQVVKLLPPLTISDEELGRGLDIIRAAVEQTVDDQGQRLLDAPAAAGTTS, translated from the coding sequence ATGGCAACGACCGAACAACCGGCCGCCGAGCGACCGCACGGCCACGAGGATCCGGGCCGTCCCGGTGGCGCAGGCGATCTCTCCACGTTCGAACGACTCGAGTCCGACGTGCGCTCATACTGCCGCGGCTGGCCGACCGTCTTCGAACACGCCGAGGGCGCCGTCCAGACCGATCGTGACGGCCACCGCTACCTCGACTTCTTTGCCGGTGCCGGCGCACTCAACTACGGACACAATCCGCCTGAGTTGACCGATGCGCTGGTCGACTACATCACCGGACGCGGTGTGACCCACTCGCTCGACATGGCATCGGTGGCGAAGGAGCGCTTCCTCCTCACGCTCGACGAGGTGATCTTGCAGCCCCGCGGCCTCGACTATCGCGTCATGTTCCCCGGGCCGACCGGCACGAACGCCGTCGAGTCGGCGATCAAGCTGGCTCGCAAGGTCACGGGACGCGAGACCGTCATCAGCTTCACCAACGCGTTCCACGGCATGACGCTCGGCTCGCTCGCCTTGACCGGCAACTCGGTCAAGCGGGCCGGCGCCGGGGTCCCCCTGGGCAACGCGGTCAAGATGCCGTTCGAGAACACGTACGGTGACGAACTCGACACGCTCGACCTGCTCGACTCGTTCCTCACCGACGCCGGCAGCGGCGTCGACCTCCCCGCCGCAGTGATCGTCGAGACGGTCCAGGCGGAGGGCGGCGTCAACGTGGCGTCGGCCGGCTGGATGCGGCGACTCGGCGGCATCTGCAAGCAGCACGGTGTGCTGCTCGTCATCGACGACATCCAGGTCGGATGTGGGCGCACGGGGCCGTTCTTCTCGTTCGAGGACATGGGCTTGGACGAGCAGCCCGACATCGTCTGCCTCTCGAAATCGCTCAGTGCGTACGGCCTGCCCTTCGCGATCGTGCTGCTCGATCCGCGCTGGGACGTCTTCACGCCCGGTGAGCACAACGGAACGTTTCGCGGCAACAACCTCGCGTTCGTGACCGCCGCCGCCGCGATGGAGCGGTGGTGGCGCGACGACGCGCTCACCGACGACGTGCGTCGCCGTGCGGCGATGATCGAGACCGAACTCGACTCCCTCGTCGACGAGCACCCGGGCCTGTTCGAGGAGCGCAGAGGCCGCGGACTGATCCAGGGCGTGTTGTGCTCCGAGCCGGAGGACGCCGGGCGGATCTGTGCTGCGGCGTTCCAGCGAGGGTTGTTGCTCGAGACCGCCGGTCCGGACGACCAGGTCGTGAAACTGCTGCCACCGCTGACGATCAGCGACGAAGAACTCGGTCGCGGCCTCGACATCATCCGCGCCGCCGTCGAACAGACGGTCGACGATCAGGGGCAGCGCCTCCTCGACGCGCCTGCTGCGGCGGGGACGACGTCATGA
- a CDS encoding ectoine synthase has product MIVRTLGELEDTELDVRADTWKSRRLLLAKDAMGFSLHDTVLYAGTETEMHYQNHLEAVYCIEGHAEITVADTGEVHELRPGTVYALDEHDRHALRVFEDFRCVCVFNPPVTGREVHDEHGVYPLLHESEEDATAQMPKDDPT; this is encoded by the coding sequence ATGATCGTGCGGACGCTGGGCGAACTCGAGGACACCGAACTCGACGTTCGCGCCGACACGTGGAAGTCGCGGCGCTTGTTGCTCGCGAAGGACGCGATGGGCTTCTCCCTCCACGACACCGTGCTCTACGCGGGCACGGAGACCGAGATGCACTATCAGAATCACCTGGAAGCCGTGTATTGCATCGAAGGGCACGCGGAGATCACCGTTGCCGACACCGGTGAGGTCCACGAGCTTCGTCCGGGCACCGTGTATGCGCTCGACGAACACGATCGCCACGCGCTCCGGGTCTTCGAGGACTTCAGATGTGTGTGCGTGTTCAATCCGCCGGTCACCGGTCGGGAGGTCCACGACGAGCACGGGGTGTACCCGCTGCTCCATGAATCGGAGGAGGACGCGACCGCGCAAATGCCGAAGGACGATCCGACATGA
- the thpD gene encoding ectoine hydroxylase, which produces MSTVDRYRSRTGGEEQVSDRLDPVLWGGPDVPGPLSSEQLRRFETDGFLILEDWLDRDTVAACLDDVAALGRSPEIAGDERSILEPDSGALRSLFQVHRSGSVVPGLVGDRRLAGAAQQILDDDVYVHQSRINLKPALHGKSFSWHSDFETWHVEDGMPAMRAVSASVALTDNHSWNGPLLLIRGSHLRYVAFGGRTPDDNYRTSLRRQEYGSPDLEVLAALYEHGDIVTFDAPAGSVVLFDCNVMHGSPDNISPVSRTNLFVVYNAMTNALQDPFGTDRPRPEHIAERSPEPLVLG; this is translated from the coding sequence ATGAGCACCGTCGACCGGTACCGATCGCGAACCGGTGGCGAGGAGCAGGTGTCCGACCGGCTCGACCCCGTGTTGTGGGGTGGACCCGACGTGCCGGGCCCATTGAGCAGCGAACAGCTCCGACGCTTCGAGACAGATGGTTTCCTGATCCTCGAGGACTGGCTGGATCGCGACACCGTGGCGGCGTGCCTCGACGACGTCGCCGCGCTGGGTCGATCTCCCGAGATCGCCGGCGACGAACGCTCGATCCTCGAACCCGACTCGGGCGCGCTCCGGTCGCTGTTCCAGGTCCACCGGTCGGGATCGGTGGTTCCGGGGCTGGTCGGCGACCGGCGTCTCGCCGGAGCGGCACAGCAGATCCTCGATGACGACGTCTACGTGCACCAGAGCCGGATCAACCTGAAACCGGCCTTGCACGGCAAGTCGTTCTCGTGGCACTCCGACTTCGAGACGTGGCACGTCGAGGACGGGATGCCGGCGATGCGTGCGGTGAGCGCCTCGGTCGCCTTGACCGACAATCACTCGTGGAACGGCCCACTGCTGCTGATCCGAGGCTCGCACCTGCGCTACGTCGCGTTCGGCGGCCGCACGCCCGACGACAACTATCGAACCTCGTTGCGGCGTCAGGAGTACGGCAGCCCCGATCTCGAGGTGCTCGCGGCGTTGTACGAGCACGGCGACATCGTCACGTTCGACGCACCTGCGGGTTCTGTCGTGCTGTTCGATTGCAACGTCATGCACGGGTCGCCCGACAACATCTCGCCGGTGTCTCGAACGAACCTGTTCGTCGTGTACAACGCGATGACGAACGCGCTCCAGGACCCGTTCGGAACCGACCGGCCCCGACCCGAGCACATCGCCGAACGTTCCCCGGAGCCCCTCGTGCTCGGCTGA